A window from Leptothermofonsia sichuanensis E412 encodes these proteins:
- a CDS encoding TIGR02652 family protein: protein MTNPGLQYPIFGPEIQCPHCRQIIPALTLTDTYLCQRHGAFEANPKTGELIHLQSGRHWRQWEGEWYRQHTHPDGIRFEIHEALDRLYTQGYRATRVIIAQRYKELISTYLERSTPWRGQAESPRPRLYGLPVEFSPDPKEEPCWEVINFDLEKEPGAPVRYPYFRLFE, encoded by the coding sequence ATGACCAACCCCGGCTTGCAATATCCAATCTTCGGTCCGGAGATTCAGTGCCCGCACTGCCGCCAAATCATTCCGGCACTGACCCTCACGGATACTTATTTATGCCAGCGACATGGTGCCTTTGAGGCGAATCCTAAGACAGGTGAGCTGATTCACCTTCAGTCTGGTCGGCACTGGCGACAGTGGGAGGGAGAGTGGTATCGTCAGCACACCCACCCGGATGGAATTCGGTTTGAAATCCATGAAGCGCTGGATCGGCTTTACACTCAGGGGTACCGGGCAACTCGTGTCATTATTGCGCAACGATATAAGGAGCTAATCAGCACCTATCTGGAACGCAGTACACCCTGGCGAGGGCAGGCAGAGTCCCCTCGACCCCGGCTTTATGGACTTCCGGTAGAGTTTAGCCCAGACCCCAAAGAAGAACCCTGCTGGGAAGTGATTAATTTTGATCTGGAAAAAGAACCTGGGGCACCTGTACGGTATCCTTACTTCCGCTTGTTCGAGTAA
- a CDS encoding IS630 transposase-related protein: MAKAYSYDLRQKVINAIQLDGMKKIEAAQMFGISRNTIDLWLKRQEATGDYQAKSTRPHQTHSKITDWDRVAEFAKQPGGKTQKQMAQLWDEPISARTIARALEKLGLSRKKDVWLSRTR, encoded by the coding sequence ATGGCAAAAGCCTACAGTTATGACTTGCGACAAAAGGTGATCAACGCGATCCAATTAGACGGCATGAAGAAGATTGAAGCTGCCCAAATGTTTGGGATCAGTCGCAACACCATCGACTTGTGGCTCAAGCGGCAGGAGGCAACGGGAGATTATCAAGCCAAATCGACTCGTCCGCATCAGACGCACAGCAAAATTACCGATTGGGATAGGGTTGCCGAGTTTGCAAAGCAGCCTGGGGGCAAAACTCAAAAGCAGATGGCTCAGTTGTGGGACGAGCCCATCAGCGCCCGGACGATCGCCCGGGCGTTAGAGAAGCTGGGTTTGAGTCGAAAAAAAGACGTATGGCTATCGCGAACGAGATGA
- a CDS encoding photosystem II protein Y, which yields MDWRLLIVFLPLALALGWVAKNIGQQALKQGQDFLSKS from the coding sequence ATGGACTGGCGTTTGCTCATTGTTTTTCTTCCTCTGGCTCTGGCTCTGGGTTGGGTTGCCAAGAATATTGGTCAACAGGCTCTGAAACAAGGGCAAGATTTCCTTTCCAAGAGCTAG
- a CDS encoding branched-chain amino acid ABC transporter permease has product MVSYLVSLVIFTAVYAIFSLGLNLQWGFTGLINFGHVAFMTVGAYTTVLLSNAGLPLIVAALLGGGLAAFLGLLIGFSTLRLREDYLAIVTIGVSEVIRLVALNEEWLTRGAFGIQRFALPLENFRPTLLSRYAMIAILTVIVGLVYWQLWKWARRRFQKTGTIADIGLLLTALGAALGLWLYGICAIALYNFSDNPARNGLMLVSVIVLALVFWRLEVLVHSPWGRVLKAIREDEEVAKALGKNVFWYKLQSLMLGGFIAGIAGALFAWQLSTVYPENFLPLLTFNAWTIVVLGGAGNNAGTLLGTVIFWAYMTITRDLPRLLELLHSLIPVIPPTIDDARLGAFRIMLIGLILIVLMMARPQGILGKKEELTLGR; this is encoded by the coding sequence ATGGTTAGCTATCTCGTTTCTCTGGTTATCTTCACGGCAGTCTATGCCATCTTTAGCCTGGGTCTGAATCTGCAATGGGGATTTACCGGGCTGATTAACTTCGGGCATGTGGCGTTTATGACGGTTGGGGCTTACACCACCGTCCTGTTAAGCAATGCTGGCTTGCCTTTGATCGTTGCCGCCCTGCTCGGCGGCGGGCTGGCCGCCTTTCTGGGATTGCTGATTGGCTTTTCGACGCTGCGGCTACGGGAAGATTACCTGGCGATTGTCACCATTGGGGTGTCTGAGGTGATTCGGCTGGTGGCGCTTAATGAGGAATGGCTTACCCGTGGAGCATTTGGGATTCAGCGATTTGCCCTGCCCCTGGAAAATTTCCGCCCGACGCTGTTGAGCCGGTATGCCATGATTGCCATCCTGACCGTGATTGTTGGGCTGGTATACTGGCAGCTTTGGAAGTGGGCACGACGGCGGTTCCAAAAAACTGGCACGATTGCCGATATCGGACTGCTGCTGACCGCCCTGGGCGCAGCTCTGGGGCTTTGGTTGTATGGGATTTGTGCGATCGCCCTCTACAACTTTTCTGACAACCCGGCCAGAAATGGGCTGATGCTGGTTTCTGTGATTGTGCTGGCACTGGTCTTCTGGCGCCTGGAGGTGCTGGTTCACTCTCCCTGGGGACGGGTTCTGAAAGCGATTCGAGAAGATGAAGAAGTCGCGAAAGCCCTTGGGAAAAATGTGTTCTGGTATAAGTTGCAATCCCTGATGCTGGGAGGGTTCATTGCTGGTATTGCGGGGGCGTTGTTTGCCTGGCAACTCAGCACGGTTTACCCTGAAAACTTTTTGCCACTTCTGACCTTTAATGCCTGGACGATTGTTGTTTTAGGAGGGGCTGGCAATAATGCTGGCACACTGTTGGGTACAGTCATTTTCTGGGCATATATGACCATCACGCGCGATCTTCCCCGCTTACTTGAGTTGCTCCACTCCCTGATTCCTGTCATTCCCCCCACCATTGATGATGCCCGGTTAGGCGCATTCCGCATTATGTTGATTGGGCTGATTTTGATTGTGCTGATGATGGCTCGACCCCAGGGAATTTTAGGCAAAAAGGAGGAACTTACCCTTGGTCGATGA
- a CDS encoding LapA family protein produces MVVRFVLLFAIAGALIIFTWSNLQPVAITFLGIQTLEFPLALWVLGAIAAGILTTLVINILFSISNFATGREVRAQFRQTTRSRFEHLRRDRTSSPSSTTDPGSSYTQSGAAKKEDDAVWKNWDGYEEPVSRPQTPRQPAPATIADDWDLELRDWEDTPENAPVDRQGTTSAAKSRTDYEVTQQPKSSSQSGSVYSYGYRDPGGSGVGKQEKVVDAEYRVIIPPYIPSVPSPTPAPMTPPPTEEREDEENADDWFNEDDSDRL; encoded by the coding sequence ATGGTGGTTCGTTTTGTACTGCTATTCGCGATCGCGGGTGCTCTGATCATCTTTACCTGGTCCAACCTGCAACCAGTCGCCATTACGTTTCTGGGTATTCAAACCCTGGAATTTCCCCTCGCCCTATGGGTGCTGGGCGCGATCGCGGCGGGCATTCTGACGACACTGGTCATCAATATTCTGTTCAGTATCTCTAACTTTGCCACGGGGCGAGAGGTGCGTGCTCAGTTCAGGCAAACAACCCGTAGCCGCTTTGAGCACCTGCGCCGCGATCGCACTTCATCCCCTTCTTCCACCACCGACCCCGGCAGTTCCTATACTCAGTCTGGTGCCGCAAAAAAAGAAGACGACGCTGTCTGGAAAAATTGGGATGGTTACGAAGAACCAGTCAGTCGCCCCCAAACGCCCAGGCAACCTGCCCCTGCAACCATCGCTGACGACTGGGATCTTGAACTCAGGGATTGGGAAGACACCCCTGAAAATGCTCCTGTGGACCGTCAGGGAACGACTTCTGCTGCCAAGTCGCGGACTGATTATGAGGTGACACAGCAGCCCAAATCATCTTCTCAATCGGGTTCTGTGTATTCATACGGCTATCGAGATCCTGGTGGGTCGGGTGTGGGCAAGCAGGAAAAGGTAGTTGATGCAGAATACCGGGTCATCATTCCTCCATACATTCCATCGGTACCCTCTCCCACCCCTGCACCAATGACACCCCCTCCGACGGAGGAGCGTGAGGACGAAGAAAATGCGGACGACTGGTTTAATGAGGATGACTCTGACAGACTATAA
- a CDS encoding ferrochelatase, with the protein MVATPEKLQQPPAASNTQDRVAVLLMGYGEVESYEDFANYNEQALNLLTAKFAPVPTWVYPALAKLLAVFDLHEWSHQHDHFISPHNAIFERQRAGIEQCLQERWGDRVKVFKAFNFCQPFLPEQVLAQVKAEGFSKLLIYPLLVVDSIFTSGIAVEQVNKALANLTDATEQWVKGIRYIPSFFDEPDYIDLLAQLVEEKIRSELAAAHLPSQTGIVLMNHGCPHKAKGFTSGIDESQALYERVRNELIHRYPLISVGWLNHQTPLIEWTQPNAELAARNLMELGATAIVFMPIGFATENHETLLDVDHIIHALHHRRPDVTYVQMECVNDHPSFLKMAAEWANPQIEALLAEDALIVRSGLAHSHHHHHGHHHHHGHHHHH; encoded by the coding sequence GTGGTCGCTACCCCCGAAAAATTGCAACAACCCCCAGCCGCATCGAACACCCAAGACCGGGTCGCTGTTCTGCTGATGGGTTATGGCGAAGTCGAAAGCTACGAAGACTTCGCCAACTATAATGAACAGGCTCTTAATCTACTGACAGCTAAATTCGCCCCCGTTCCTACCTGGGTCTACCCCGCTCTGGCAAAACTGCTGGCAGTCTTTGATTTGCATGAGTGGAGTCACCAGCACGACCATTTTATTTCGCCCCACAATGCTATTTTTGAACGACAGCGGGCAGGCATTGAACAGTGCTTACAGGAACGGTGGGGCGATCGCGTCAAAGTTTTCAAAGCGTTTAATTTCTGCCAACCTTTTCTGCCAGAGCAGGTTCTGGCGCAAGTCAAAGCAGAAGGCTTCAGCAAACTGTTAATCTATCCCCTCCTGGTGGTTGATTCCATCTTTACCAGTGGCATTGCCGTGGAGCAGGTTAACAAAGCCCTGGCAAACCTGACAGACGCCACCGAACAATGGGTGAAGGGTATCCGTTATATTCCTTCATTTTTCGATGAGCCAGATTATATTGACCTGCTGGCCCAGTTGGTCGAGGAAAAAATTCGGTCAGAACTGGCCGCAGCTCATTTACCATCTCAAACCGGAATTGTATTGATGAATCATGGCTGCCCTCACAAGGCAAAGGGATTTACCTCTGGAATCGATGAAAGTCAGGCATTGTATGAGCGTGTGCGGAACGAGCTGATCCATCGCTATCCCTTGATTTCTGTAGGCTGGCTGAACCATCAGACTCCGTTAATTGAATGGACCCAACCGAATGCAGAACTGGCCGCCAGGAATCTGATGGAACTGGGCGCAACCGCCATTGTCTTCATGCCCATCGGGTTTGCCACCGAAAACCATGAAACCCTGCTGGATGTAGACCATATTATCCATGCCCTACACCACAGACGCCCCGACGTGACGTATGTGCAGATGGAATGTGTCAATGACCATCCCAGTTTTCTCAAGATGGCGGCGGAATGGGCTAATCCTCAAATTGAGGCATTGCTGGCAGAGGATGCTCTGATCGTCAGGTCTGGTCTGGCTCACAGCCATCATCACCATCACGGGCACCATCACCATCACGGGCATCATCACCATCATTGA
- the rpmA gene encoding 50S ribosomal protein L27, whose protein sequence is MQVPQWIQKRYQRVACILFCSEFCRLAVEVEGIMAHKKGTGSTRNGRDSNAQRLGVKRYGGEVVKAGNILVRQRGTKIHPGQNVGRGNDDTLFALITGVVTFERYGKSKKKVSVYPADA, encoded by the coding sequence ATGCAGGTACCTCAGTGGATTCAAAAACGCTATCAGCGGGTTGCTTGCATTCTATTTTGTAGTGAATTTTGTAGATTAGCGGTAGAGGTAGAGGGAATTATGGCTCATAAGAAAGGTACAGGAAGTACTCGTAACGGTCGTGACTCGAATGCTCAGCGCCTGGGCGTCAAGCGTTATGGCGGTGAAGTGGTTAAGGCTGGAAACATTCTGGTGCGCCAGCGGGGCACGAAGATTCACCCAGGTCAAAATGTGGGGCGGGGAAATGATGATACCCTGTTTGCTCTGATCACGGGTGTTGTGACCTTTGAGCGCTATGGTAAGAGCAAAAAGAAAGTCAGCGTTTATCCAGCCGATGCTTAA
- a CDS encoding transposase yields the protein MPVCDRVYLDESGMDERDDYGYGWCEPGVRFEAFKSGRRGERINMIAA from the coding sequence GTGCCGGTTTGTGACCGAGTGTATCTCGATGAATCAGGTATGGATGAACGAGACGATTATGGGTATGGTTGGTGCGAACCAGGGGTGCGCTTTGAAGCGTTCAAGTCGGGGCGGCGAGGTGAACGCATCAATATGATCGCCGCTTAG
- a CDS encoding gamma carbonic anhydrase family protein codes for MSDFLDYPSSWSNPDLSQAAFVASNATVIGDVEVAEGASLWYGSVVRGDIERIVIGACTNIQDGAILHGDPGKPTVLEDYVTVGHRAVIHSACIERGCLIGIGAIVLDGVRVGAGSIIGAGAVVTKDVPARSLVVGVPGKVLRPISDAEAADLIRHAERYRKLALAHARKDYENLPTCDKT; via the coding sequence GTGAGTGATTTTCTTGACTATCCGTCTTCCTGGTCTAATCCAGACCTTTCGCAGGCAGCCTTTGTAGCCTCTAATGCGACCGTAATCGGCGATGTCGAGGTGGCAGAGGGTGCCAGTCTGTGGTACGGATCTGTAGTCAGGGGAGATATTGAGCGGATTGTGATTGGGGCCTGTACCAATATTCAGGATGGAGCCATCCTGCATGGCGATCCAGGAAAACCAACGGTGCTGGAGGATTATGTTACGGTGGGGCATCGGGCTGTGATCCACAGTGCCTGCATTGAGCGCGGTTGCTTAATTGGCATTGGAGCGATCGTGCTGGACGGGGTTCGGGTCGGTGCAGGCAGCATCATTGGTGCCGGTGCTGTTGTCACCAAAGACGTTCCGGCGCGATCGCTGGTTGTGGGTGTTCCTGGAAAAGTCCTCCGCCCAATTTCCGACGCAGAAGCGGCTGATCTGATTCGCCACGCGGAACGCTATAGAAAGTTAGCCCTGGCTCATGCCAGAAAAGACTATGAAAACTTGCCCACTTGCGATAAAACATAA
- a CDS encoding AI-2E family transporter yields MFTTAAILAVLMNYPVRCLSRYLPRGVAIALVVLSTLTITLAAITLLGYQILTQGSSLLQSLTAAIQTINLSNLLFGEYLRQMDRPPLAPNEPEE; encoded by the coding sequence ATGTTTACCACCGCGGCAATTCTGGCTGTGCTGATGAATTATCCAGTCCGGTGCCTTTCACGGTACTTACCACGGGGAGTTGCCATCGCCCTGGTCGTGTTGAGCACTCTCACAATTACGCTGGCCGCTATCACACTACTGGGGTATCAAATCCTGACTCAGGGCAGCAGTCTTCTGCAAAGTCTGACCGCCGCGATTCAAACCATTAATCTCTCCAATCTACTGTTTGGCGAGTATTTGAGACAGATGGATAGACCACCCCTGGCACCCAATGAACCAGAGGAGTAG
- a CDS encoding SRPBCC domain-containing protein, which produces MPSLYTKIDINAPRGAVWKVLVHKEAWKYWNTFLYDCDSRRSLEQGREVWLSLRRVPGEEQTEFQPRITLLQPELCLKWVSSIPGFVNEHVFELQEIGPDRTRYIHQENFSGVLTRFIFPFIRQDELQGIRRMARELKWYVER; this is translated from the coding sequence ATGCCAAGTCTCTATACCAAAATTGATATCAATGCCCCCAGAGGCGCTGTATGGAAAGTACTCGTTCATAAAGAGGCATGGAAATACTGGAATACCTTTCTCTATGACTGTGACTCCCGGCGATCGCTGGAACAGGGGCGCGAAGTCTGGTTGTCCCTGCGACGGGTGCCTGGCGAGGAACAGACCGAGTTTCAACCCAGAATCACGCTCCTTCAACCAGAACTTTGCCTGAAATGGGTATCTTCCATCCCCGGATTTGTGAATGAGCACGTGTTTGAGTTGCAGGAAATTGGACCGGATCGCACCCGCTACATCCATCAAGAAAATTTTTCTGGCGTTTTAACTCGGTTCATCTTTCCCTTCATCCGCCAGGACGAATTGCAGGGTATCCGCCGCATGGCACGGGAATTGAAATGGTATGTAGAAAGATGA
- a CDS encoding ABC transporter ATP-binding protein — translation MVDESWSSTPSPPQPLLTAAGLIKSFGGIRAVDNVSIEVAKGSITGLIGPNGAGKTTLFNLLSNFIHPDQGRVLLDGEPIQNLQPHQIAQRGMVRTFQVARALSRLSVLENMLLAVQNQTGENFWRTWVEGRRIRAEERQQKERAMMILDSVGLAHMANEYAGSLSGGQRKLLEMGRALMTDPQLILLDEPAAGVNPTLINQICDRILTWNQKGITFLIIEHNMDVIMSLCDRVWVLADGRNLAVGTPKQIQTNPQVLEAYLGQ, via the coding sequence TTGGTCGATGAATCATGGTCATCAACCCCGTCCCCACCCCAGCCTCTGCTCACGGCGGCAGGCTTGATTAAAAGCTTTGGGGGTATCCGGGCAGTGGATAACGTCTCAATCGAAGTTGCGAAAGGTAGCATCACGGGCCTGATTGGACCAAACGGTGCCGGAAAGACCACGTTGTTCAATTTACTATCTAACTTTATCCATCCAGACCAGGGGCGGGTGTTGCTGGATGGGGAACCGATCCAAAATCTGCAACCCCACCAGATTGCTCAACGGGGAATGGTCCGCACGTTCCAGGTTGCCCGTGCCCTGTCTCGCCTGTCTGTTCTGGAAAATATGTTGCTGGCAGTCCAGAACCAGACAGGAGAAAACTTTTGGCGTACCTGGGTTGAGGGCAGGCGTATTCGAGCCGAAGAGCGGCAACAGAAAGAACGGGCAATGATGATCCTGGATTCTGTAGGGTTGGCTCATATGGCAAATGAATATGCCGGTTCCCTATCGGGGGGACAGCGAAAACTACTGGAAATGGGGCGGGCATTGATGACGGATCCCCAATTGATTTTGCTGGATGAACCCGCCGCTGGGGTAAATCCCACGTTGATTAATCAGATTTGCGATCGCATCCTCACCTGGAATCAGAAAGGCATTACGTTTTTAATCATCGAACATAATATGGACGTGATTATGTCACTGTGCGATCGGGTCTGGGTACTGGCTGATGGACGTAATCTGGCCGTGGGCACTCCTAAGCAGATTCAAACCAATCCCCAGGTCTTAGAAGCCTACCTGGGGCAATAA
- the xth gene encoding exodeoxyribonuclease III — MAETALKIATWNVNSVRTRLSHVVDWLQSHPVDVLCLQETKVVDEKFPCEPFAALGYHTYVFGQKSYNGVAILSRSPLDNVSLGFSSILGDRVAVFDEQKRVMAGAIAGIRVVNLYVPNGSAVGSEKYTYKLRWLAVLQDYLKAILLEQPGALLVCGDFNIALEDIDIHDPAGREQEVMATDLERQALRAVLDLGLADVFRKFTQGGGHYSWWDYRQAAFRRNLGWRIDHIYLTPDLYGQAIACTIDIEPRKLEQPSDHVPVTVELEI, encoded by the coding sequence ATGGCTGAAACTGCTTTGAAGATTGCAACCTGGAACGTCAACTCAGTTCGTACCCGCCTATCCCATGTCGTAGATTGGCTACAGAGCCACCCTGTAGATGTTCTCTGTCTGCAAGAAACAAAAGTTGTAGATGAAAAATTTCCCTGCGAACCATTTGCAGCCCTGGGTTACCATACCTATGTTTTTGGACAAAAAAGCTACAACGGAGTTGCCATTCTCAGTCGCAGTCCACTGGACAATGTAAGTCTGGGTTTTTCATCAATTCTGGGCGATCGCGTCGCTGTCTTTGATGAACAAAAACGAGTCATGGCTGGAGCGATCGCAGGCATTCGGGTGGTCAATCTCTACGTCCCCAATGGGTCTGCTGTGGGCAGTGAAAAGTACACCTACAAACTCCGCTGGCTTGCTGTTTTGCAGGATTATCTCAAAGCGATTTTGCTGGAGCAACCAGGAGCACTGCTGGTTTGTGGTGACTTTAACATCGCTCTGGAAGACATTGACATCCACGATCCTGCCGGACGTGAACAGGAAGTTATGGCGACCGATCTGGAACGGCAGGCTTTACGGGCAGTCCTGGATCTGGGGCTGGCGGATGTGTTCCGCAAGTTTACCCAGGGGGGTGGACATTATAGCTGGTGGGACTACCGGCAAGCCGCCTTTCGCCGAAACCTTGGCTGGCGGATTGACCATATTTATCTCACCCCCGATCTGTATGGACAGGCGATCGCCTGCACCATCGATATTGAACCCCGCAAGCTGGAACAACCCAGCGACCATGTTCCTGTCACCGTCGAACTTGAAATTTAG
- a CDS encoding GTP-binding protein, with the protein MPLSRFLLLIFGIILILGLAIWLIDSLQRLFWQLSYYPLLSQALLFLIIVLIGVLIAAFIYYFFWLPFQQQRKKRARRSPPRVPVAKTEAAEETLKAVRQQVAQIQDEVARRELLSRSHEIEQTFSRGEIRVVVFGTGSAGKTSIVNGLMGRMVGEVGAPMGTTEVGETYALRLKGVNREILITDTPGILEAGVAGTRREQLARQLATEADLLLFVLDNDLRQSEYDPLQALAEIGKRSLVVLNKSDLFPDRDRETILARLRERVRHLVAPADVVAVAARPQVVLLEDGQWFQPEPDIMPLIRRMVAILRAEGEDLVADNILLQSQRLSEKARQLIDSQRRRQAEKIVERFQWIGAGVVAATPLPVVDLLAAAAVNAQMVVEIGRVYGCDINTERGRELALSLGKTLASLGIVKGSITLVTTALNLSIGGIMVGRVIQGVTAAYLTRIAGKSFIEYFRHDQDWGDGGITEVVQRQFQLNRRDEFIKSFIQEAITRVVQPLQLSEPELDEPELNEPELETESELTELHLEAELEPGLPLSRSPHPESFSPSLETTDWETRPLETDDWES; encoded by the coding sequence ATGCCCCTGTCGCGGTTTCTTCTCCTCATCTTTGGCATCATCCTGATTCTGGGTTTAGCGATCTGGCTGATTGATTCTCTCCAGCGGCTTTTCTGGCAACTATCCTACTACCCCCTGCTGTCTCAAGCACTGCTATTTCTGATCATCGTTTTGATCGGGGTGCTGATTGCTGCTTTTATCTATTACTTTTTCTGGCTTCCCTTCCAGCAGCAGCGGAAAAAGCGGGCACGGCGATCGCCCCCCAGAGTGCCTGTTGCCAAAACAGAAGCGGCAGAAGAAACCCTGAAAGCTGTAAGGCAGCAGGTTGCCCAGATCCAGGATGAGGTTGCCCGCCGGGAACTGCTGAGTCGCTCTCACGAAATTGAGCAAACCTTTTCACGGGGCGAAATTCGAGTGGTGGTGTTTGGCACCGGATCAGCAGGAAAAACCTCGATCGTGAATGGACTGATGGGGCGTATGGTCGGGGAAGTGGGTGCCCCAATGGGAACTACGGAAGTCGGGGAAACCTATGCCCTCAGACTGAAGGGGGTAAATCGGGAGATTCTGATTACAGATACACCGGGCATTCTGGAAGCTGGTGTTGCCGGAACCAGGCGAGAACAACTGGCACGACAACTGGCAACCGAAGCAGACTTACTCTTGTTTGTCCTGGACAATGACCTGCGTCAGTCGGAGTATGACCCCTTGCAGGCGTTAGCAGAAATTGGTAAGCGATCGCTCGTGGTCCTCAACAAATCTGACCTCTTCCCCGACCGCGATCGAGAAACCATTCTGGCTCGCTTGCGGGAACGGGTCAGACACTTGGTGGCTCCTGCGGATGTGGTTGCAGTGGCTGCCCGTCCCCAGGTAGTCCTGCTGGAAGACGGGCAATGGTTTCAACCTGAACCGGATATCATGCCCCTGATTCGACGGATGGTTGCCATCCTGCGGGCAGAGGGAGAGGACCTGGTTGCCGACAATATCCTGCTTCAGTCTCAGCGCCTGAGTGAGAAAGCCCGTCAATTGATCGATAGCCAGCGTCGCCGTCAGGCAGAGAAAATTGTCGAACGTTTTCAATGGATTGGGGCTGGAGTCGTGGCAGCAACTCCCTTACCCGTCGTAGACCTGCTGGCGGCGGCGGCGGTCAACGCTCAGATGGTGGTTGAAATTGGACGGGTTTATGGCTGCGACATTAATACCGAGCGCGGGCGCGAACTGGCGCTGTCCCTGGGCAAAACCCTGGCAAGTCTGGGGATTGTCAAGGGATCGATAACCCTGGTCACGACAGCCCTTAACTTAAGTATTGGCGGCATTATGGTTGGTCGTGTGATTCAGGGGGTCACTGCCGCCTACCTGACCCGGATTGCCGGGAAAAGTTTCATTGAATACTTCCGGCACGACCAGGACTGGGGGGATGGGGGGATTACAGAAGTGGTGCAGCGGCAGTTTCAGCTCAATCGTCGGGATGAGTTTATCAAGTCTTTTATCCAGGAAGCGATTACACGGGTTGTGCAGCCTTTGCAGTTGAGTGAACCAGAGCTGGATGAACCGGAACTGAATGAGCCGGAACTGGAAACCGAATCAGAACTGACAGAACTGCACCTGGAAGCTGAACTGGAGCCAGGATTGCCGCTCTCGCGATCGCCCCATCCTGAATCTTTCTCCCCCTCCCTGGAAACAACTGATTGGGAAACCCGTCCGCTAGAGACAGATGACTGGGAATCCTGA